A window of Lytechinus pictus isolate F3 Inbred chromosome 7, Lp3.0, whole genome shotgun sequence contains these coding sequences:
- the LOC129264474 gene encoding uncharacterized protein LOC129264474, whose amino-acid sequence MEAAAYEKEKQALNREVLTLSQKLLDTKFEINKLEEKNNRYKKDCDLAVQLLQCTPSGAYMQHKVSQLPQDLQYYVHQIMGEINKGVFQPSPTSPTESNSSHPLLSSSGTSVSNGLIAARTYNSVPAHVVARAMQRREEEEKKEMEKLVPTTRKRKTGKDGGVLLHDKGTQTITKPTMNKKYSLLCVKCGMTMKDEEESSVVSAAVDKPKEKEEEGVEEKPEPEKHLLVDVSIDEDTAPPPVNLLDLTDTPPPRVPYPKGPSNTSLLLDLLDGQTDDAPEAEKTSQEQTLVDLSDLVIGVPEDVSHPPVDSPLSNATSPQDAATPADSGIFDDVLATSSATTHTSDSAASSDIASLEPEADAAMNVSRRSTPSRRLGSEGDGSPQHKVNGGGHSSPPPSHYNSDTDSKSADGQHEDPPSPLPSPVRTPVEKPPPRHPKTSPPPPPMSAPPQTTGTSTAIVKPRINGQINAGVRPGKLANKDGPMKEKPRPIGSASTNQAAPIGRSKASYMQTSV is encoded by the exons ATGGAG GCGGCCGCTTATGAGAAGGAAAAGCAAGCCCTGAACAGGGAGGTCCTGACGCTTAGTCAAAAGCTTTTAGACACCAAGTTTGAAATCAACAAATTAGAGGAGAAAAAT AATCGATACAAGAAAGACTGTGATCTAGCTGTTCAACTATTACAGTGTACGCCATCGGGAGCGTATATGCAACATAAAGTTAGCCAA CTTCCACAAGACCTGCAATACTATGTCCACCAAATCATGGGTGAGATCAACAAGGGTGTGTTCCAACCATCGCCAACATCTCCTACCGAATCCAATAGTAGCCATCCTCTTCTGTCAAGCTCAGGTACTAGTGTCTCTAATGGCTTGATTGCTGCCAGGACCTATAACTCCGTCCCTGCTCATGTCGTGGCCCGCGCCATGCAACGgagggaagaagaagagaagaaggaaaTGGAGAAGCTTGTGCCGACCACGAGGAAGCGGAAAACTGGGAAGGATGGTGGTGTCCTGCTGCACGACAAGGGGACTCAGACGATCACCAAGCCGACAATGAATAAGAAATACTCCCTGTTGTGTGTGAAATGTGGCATGACCATGAAGGATGAGGAGGAATCCTCCGTGGTTTCAGCTGCTGTCGACAAGccgaaggagaaggaggaggaaggggtGGAAGAAAAGCCAGAGCCCGAAAAGCATCTATTGGTGGATGTAAGCATCGATGAAGATACGGCTCCACCTCCTGTTAATCTACTTGATCTAACGGACACTCCACCTCCACGGGTACCCTATCCCAAAGGTCCATCAAACACTAGTCTCCTGCTTGACTTGCTTGATGGACAGACAGATGATGCACCTGAAGCGGAGAAGACATCCCAGGAGCAGACCCTTGTTGATTTGTCTGACCTGGTTATAGGTGTCCCTGAGGATGTCAGCCATCCTCCTGTTGATAGCCCATTGAGTAATGCCACTTCCCCTCAGGATGCTGCAACTCCCGCTGATTCGGGCATCTTCGACGATGTCCTGGCAACCTCCAGTGCAACCACCCATACCTCTGATTCAGCTGCTTCCAGTGACATCGCTTCTCTTGAACCTGAGGCGGATGCTGCAATGAACGTGTCAAGACGAAGCACACCATCCAGACGGTTGGGGTCCGAGGGTGACGGCAGCCCACAGCACAAAGTCAACGGCGGTGGCCATTCCAGTCCACCACCATCACACTACAACAGTGACACCGACTCCAAGTCAGCCGACGGGCAACATGAAGATCCTCCAAGTCCTCTGCCAAGTCCGGTCAGAACCCCTGTTGAGAAACCGCCGCCAAGGCATCCGAAGACTTCACCTCCTCCGCCACCTATGTCGGCACCTCCTCAGACAACAGGTACATCAACAGCAATCGTCAAACCCAGAATCAATGGACAGATAAATGCTGGTGTAAGGCCAGGTAAATTAGCTAACAAAGATGGACCAATGAAAGAAAAGCCAAGACCCATCGGTAGTGCCTCCACCAACCAAGCTGCACCTATTGGGAGATCAAAGGCTTCGTATATGCAGACAAGTGTGTGA